Proteins encoded by one window of Candidatus Binatia bacterium:
- the lysS gene encoding lysine--tRNA ligase, with protein sequence MDEFGKTEAALVAARRENLAALRSRGNDPFAQRRFEVTATTQELLERYGFLVPGQDASAEAWSIAGRMLSKRTMGKTSFADLADRTGKMQVYVRKEEIGDPTFEDWGALDRGDLIGVRGYVFRSKMGELTLHVTALRVLGKAIMPLPDKWHGLQDVEKRYRQRYVDMIVNPEVRDVMIMRSRLIAEARRYIDGHGFYEIETPTLLHVAGGAAARPFVTHCNALDQPMQLRIATELNLKRLIVAGLERVYEIGRIFRNEGIDTTHNPEFTMLELYAAYWDVSDMMEFNEGLIAHLVSIATDGGTELPFGETTISFARPFARVDYFDAIRERSGGKYTRERLLDPSGAQQILADLELPASPTHGHALDKIFERVLEPHLFAPTFVLGYPVVISPLAKRRDGDPEVTDRYELFCAGMEISNAFTELNDPDDQRARFTAQIAERAGGNEEIPEPDWDFVRALEYGMPPTAGIGIGVDRLVMLLTGQKSIRDVLPFPLQRQHG encoded by the coding sequence TTGGACGAATTCGGCAAGACCGAAGCGGCACTCGTTGCGGCCAGACGTGAGAATCTGGCCGCTTTGCGTTCTCGGGGCAACGACCCGTTCGCGCAGCGGCGCTTCGAGGTCACCGCGACCACGCAGGAGCTGCTCGAGCGCTACGGTTTTCTCGTGCCCGGACAGGACGCGAGCGCGGAAGCATGGAGCATCGCCGGACGGATGCTCTCGAAGCGGACGATGGGCAAGACGAGCTTTGCCGACCTCGCCGACCGCACCGGCAAGATGCAGGTCTACGTCCGCAAGGAAGAGATCGGCGATCCGACCTTCGAGGATTGGGGCGCGCTCGATCGCGGCGACCTGATCGGCGTGCGGGGCTACGTCTTCCGTTCGAAGATGGGCGAGCTGACGCTGCACGTTACCGCGTTGCGCGTGCTCGGTAAGGCGATCATGCCGCTTCCCGATAAGTGGCACGGCCTGCAGGACGTCGAGAAGCGCTATCGCCAGCGCTACGTCGACATGATCGTCAACCCCGAGGTGCGCGACGTGATGATCATGCGCAGCCGCCTCATCGCCGAGGCGCGGCGGTACATCGACGGCCACGGTTTCTACGAGATCGAGACGCCGACGCTCTTGCACGTGGCCGGCGGCGCCGCCGCGCGCCCCTTCGTTACGCACTGCAACGCGCTCGATCAACCGATGCAGCTTCGCATCGCGACCGAGCTGAACCTCAAGCGGCTCATCGTCGCGGGGCTCGAGCGCGTCTACGAGATCGGCCGGATTTTCCGCAACGAGGGCATCGACACGACGCACAATCCGGAGTTCACGATGCTCGAGCTCTACGCGGCCTACTGGGACGTCTCCGACATGATGGAGTTCAACGAGGGGCTGATCGCGCATCTCGTCTCGATCGCGACCGACGGCGGCACCGAGCTGCCCTTCGGCGAGACGACGATCTCGTTCGCGCGGCCCTTCGCCCGGGTGGACTACTTCGACGCGATCCGCGAGCGCAGCGGCGGGAAGTATACCCGGGAGCGCCTGCTCGACCCCTCGGGCGCGCAGCAGATTCTCGCCGATCTCGAGTTGCCGGCCTCGCCGACGCACGGACACGCGCTCGACAAGATCTTCGAACGCGTCCTCGAGCCGCATCTCTTCGCGCCGACCTTCGTGCTGGGCTATCCCGTCGTGATCTCGCCGCTGGCGAAGCGCCGCGACGGCGACCCGGAGGTGACCGACCGTTACGAGCTCTTCTGCGCCGGCATGGAGATCTCGAACGCGTTTACCGAGCTCAACGATCCCGACGACCAGCGCGCGCGGTTCACCGCGCAGATCGCCGAACGCGCCGGCGGGAACGAGGAGATCCCCGAACCCGATTGGGATTTCGTCCGCGCGCTCGAGTACGGTATGCCGCCGACGGCAGGCATCGGCATCGGCGTCGATCGCCTCGTCATGCTGCTGACGGGCCAGAAGTCGATCCGCGACGTCTTGCCCTTCCCGTTGCAGCGCCAGCACGGCTGA
- a CDS encoding phosphatase PAP2 family protein — MARRVAALAALLVACATISASADQHFYYLNPAQIDLTVYLPPPPDLGSAQELADEQQVAAAVASRSKAQVSTAEEDAQRTVFFFEPSIGPGFAPDRLPVTARFFERVGSDVKKLVDLAKVYWERPRPSGAEKRRGSYPSGHAAFAASSAILLGELLPAKRDAVFAQARTFAENRILLGLHYPSDVASGWTAGTLAVFDMMHDRAFQRDFAAVKAELRRAKL, encoded by the coding sequence ATGGCGCGGCGCGTTGCGGCGCTCGCCGCGCTGCTCGTCGCCTGCGCGACGATCTCCGCAAGCGCCGATCAGCACTTCTACTATCTCAACCCGGCGCAGATCGATCTCACCGTCTATCTCCCGCCACCGCCCGATCTCGGTTCGGCGCAGGAGCTCGCCGATGAGCAGCAGGTCGCCGCGGCGGTCGCGTCGCGCAGCAAAGCGCAGGTCTCCACGGCCGAAGAGGACGCGCAGCGCACGGTCTTTTTCTTCGAGCCGTCGATCGGCCCGGGATTCGCGCCGGATCGGCTCCCGGTCACCGCGCGATTCTTCGAACGGGTCGGCTCCGACGTGAAGAAGCTCGTGGATCTCGCGAAAGTCTACTGGGAGCGTCCGCGCCCCAGCGGCGCGGAGAAGCGGCGCGGCTCCTATCCGAGCGGCCACGCCGCGTTCGCGGCCTCGAGCGCGATCTTGCTCGGCGAGTTGCTTCCCGCCAAGCGCGACGCGGTCTTCGCGCAGGCGCGCACCTTTGCAGAGAATCGCATTCTGCTGGGCCTTCACTACCCCAGCGACGTCGCGTCGGGGTGGACCGCCGGAACGCTCGCCGTCTTCGACATGATGCACGATCGCGCGTTTCAGCGCGACTTCGCGGCGGTGAAGGCGGAGTTGCGCCGGGCGAAACTCTGA
- a CDS encoding type III pantothenate kinase: MLLTIDVGNTETKLGCFAGSELEQTWRVTTELRRTPDEYGVFFTQLFATSDLESSAIDAVAIASVVPQLDLVLDAACRRFFGVEPIFLRADRQRLMTIATDTPAEVGADLVAAAIGGRARFGTPLIVVSFGTATVFIALSAAGEYLGVAIAPGIAVSMEALIGRTAKLPQVGLEAPRATIGRNTNDALQSGIVYGFVGQVEAIVARMRAEMGADARVVATGGLAEIVAKQTRVVAAVDPHLSLVGLELFYRAANP, from the coding sequence ATGCTCCTGACGATCGACGTCGGCAACACCGAGACGAAGCTGGGGTGCTTTGCCGGCTCCGAGCTCGAGCAGACGTGGCGCGTCACGACGGAGCTGCGCCGTACGCCCGACGAGTACGGCGTATTCTTCACGCAGCTCTTCGCCACGAGCGATCTCGAGTCGAGCGCGATCGATGCGGTGGCGATCGCGAGCGTCGTGCCGCAGCTCGATCTCGTGCTCGACGCGGCATGCCGGCGCTTCTTCGGCGTCGAGCCGATCTTTTTGAGAGCCGATCGCCAGCGGCTGATGACCATCGCCACCGATACTCCCGCCGAGGTCGGGGCGGATCTCGTCGCGGCCGCGATCGGCGGACGCGCGCGCTTCGGAACGCCGCTGATCGTCGTGAGCTTCGGGACGGCGACGGTCTTCATCGCGCTCTCCGCGGCGGGCGAGTATCTCGGCGTCGCGATCGCGCCGGGCATCGCCGTCTCGATGGAAGCGCTGATCGGCCGGACCGCGAAGCTTCCGCAGGTTGGGCTCGAAGCGCCGCGCGCGACGATCGGGCGGAACACGAACGACGCGCTCCAAAGCGGCATCGTCTACGGGTTCGTCGGCCAGGTCGAAGCGATCGTCGCGCGGATGCGCGCCGAGATGGGCGCGGACGCGCGCGTCGTCGCAACCGGCGGGCTCGCCGAGATCGTCGCCAAGCAGACGCGGGTCGTCGCCGCCGTCGATCCGCACTTGAGCCTGGTCGGGCTGGAACTCTTTTACCGTGCCGCGAACCCCTGA
- a CDS encoding shikimate dehydrogenase, with product MNKFCFVIHPLSLQDIERYEPGAKGKGEPILRKIMEWMPPYAAVHVTGVRTPDGRETEGWFVAATLLPQQVVDFPREEVYRKVLGAIEIGAQLGAQIAGLGAFTGVVGDAGVTINARSPIPVTTGNSLTIASGVQSLFRGAREMGIDTAECTAAVIGATGSIGAACVRLIAPHVRRIVLVARNETRLRNFHQEAGPSLPCETEYTTDVASAVRKSRLVLTATSSTQDVIEPEDLLPGAVVCELSLPHDVSRRVDAERPDVLVLEGGNMRVPGNPRFERVREPGTEFDLGLPPRTALACMSETMILALEGRFEPYTLGRGIKLEKVIEIQEMAARCGFELADMRAFDVAITPEKIAATRAAVRV from the coding sequence ATGAACAAGTTCTGCTTCGTCATCCATCCGCTCTCGCTGCAGGACATCGAGCGTTACGAGCCCGGCGCGAAGGGCAAGGGCGAGCCGATCCTGCGCAAGATCATGGAGTGGATGCCGCCGTACGCGGCCGTGCACGTCACCGGCGTTCGCACCCCCGATGGCCGCGAAACCGAAGGCTGGTTCGTCGCGGCGACGCTGCTGCCGCAACAGGTCGTCGATTTTCCGCGCGAAGAGGTCTATCGCAAGGTTCTCGGCGCGATCGAGATCGGCGCGCAGCTCGGCGCGCAGATCGCCGGACTCGGCGCGTTCACCGGCGTCGTCGGCGATGCAGGCGTGACGATCAACGCGCGCTCGCCGATCCCGGTGACGACCGGCAACTCTTTGACGATTGCCTCCGGCGTGCAGAGCCTCTTTCGCGGCGCGCGGGAGATGGGAATCGACACGGCCGAGTGCACCGCCGCCGTGATCGGCGCGACCGGTTCGATCGGCGCGGCCTGCGTGCGCTTGATCGCGCCGCACGTGCGCCGCATCGTCCTCGTCGCGCGCAACGAGACGCGCCTGCGCAACTTCCACCAGGAGGCTGGGCCGTCGCTGCCGTGCGAGACGGAGTACACGACCGACGTCGCCTCCGCGGTGCGGAAATCGCGGCTCGTCCTGACCGCGACGAGTTCCACACAAGACGTCATCGAACCCGAGGATCTGCTGCCGGGCGCGGTCGTCTGCGAGCTCTCGCTGCCGCACGACGTCAGCCGCCGCGTCGACGCGGAGCGGCCCGACGTGCTCGTGCTCGAGGGCGGAAACATGCGCGTGCCGGGAAACCCGCGCTTCGAGCGCGTCCGCGAACCGGGGACGGAGTTCGACTTGGGGCTTCCGCCGCGCACGGCCTTGGCGTGCATGAGCGAGACGATGATCCTCGCGCTCGAAGGGCGTTTCGAACCCTACACGCTCGGGCGCGGCATCAAGCTCGAAAAGGTGATCGAGATCCAAGAGATGGCGGCGCGCTGCGGCTTCGAGCTCGCCGACATGCGCGCGTTCGACGTCGCGATCACGCCGGAGAAGATCGCGGCGACGCGCGCCGCCGTTCGCGTATGA
- a CDS encoding aminotransferase class III-fold pyridoxal phosphate-dependent enzyme, with translation MTMEPSVSRAAAELYGAATPEALAAETYENYKEFVNPALARVMKVSGSPVEVRASGSTIWDQNGKAYLDFAGGYGVFTLGYLHPRVVEAVRAQLELIALSGKTMFNVLLGRAARRLAELAPGDLRISFWCNSGTEAIEGAIKLARAATGRAKVVGTLDAFHGKTLGALSVSGRETFQTPFRPLLADSASVPYGETSGLEKALRDAAAFVVEPVQGEGGVHVPPAGYLREVREICDRTGALFIADEIQTGLGRCGYRFACDRDEVVPDVMTLAKGLSGGVVPVGAFIARPDPWNRAFGHAPLLHTSTFGGNELACAAALAAMDVLEEEALAGSARIRGERLLRGAQAIAREYPAVVREARGLGLLVGVELTNEGYGGSIIPEMLKHGVTAAWTLNAQRVIRLEPPLIVSALEVDTALGALRAGVATALERLGTL, from the coding sequence ATGACGATGGAGCCGTCCGTCTCGCGCGCCGCGGCCGAGCTGTACGGCGCCGCGACTCCGGAGGCGCTCGCCGCGGAGACGTACGAGAATTACAAAGAGTTCGTCAATCCGGCGCTCGCGCGGGTGATGAAGGTCTCCGGCTCTCCCGTCGAGGTGCGCGCGAGCGGCAGCACGATCTGGGATCAGAACGGGAAGGCCTATCTCGATTTCGCGGGCGGTTACGGCGTCTTCACCTTAGGATACTTGCATCCGCGCGTCGTCGAGGCGGTGCGCGCCCAACTCGAGTTGATCGCGCTTTCGGGCAAGACGATGTTCAACGTGCTGCTGGGCCGCGCGGCGCGACGGTTGGCCGAACTCGCGCCGGGCGATCTGAGAATCTCGTTCTGGTGCAACAGCGGAACCGAGGCTATCGAAGGTGCGATCAAACTCGCGCGTGCCGCGACGGGACGGGCGAAGGTCGTCGGAACGCTCGACGCGTTTCACGGCAAGACGCTTGGCGCGCTCTCCGTCAGCGGGCGAGAGACCTTTCAGACGCCCTTCCGCCCCTTGCTCGCGGATTCGGCCTCGGTGCCGTACGGCGAGACGAGCGGTCTCGAGAAGGCGCTCCGCGACGCCGCGGCGTTCGTCGTCGAACCGGTGCAGGGTGAGGGCGGGGTGCACGTGCCTCCGGCGGGATATCTGCGCGAGGTGCGCGAGATCTGCGACCGCACCGGCGCGCTCTTCATCGCCGACGAGATTCAAACGGGCCTCGGGCGTTGCGGATACCGCTTCGCGTGCGACCGCGACGAGGTCGTGCCCGACGTGATGACGCTCGCGAAGGGCCTCTCCGGCGGCGTCGTGCCGGTCGGCGCGTTCATCGCGCGCCCCGATCCTTGGAACCGCGCGTTCGGCCACGCACCGCTGCTCCACACCTCGACCTTCGGCGGAAACGAATTAGCCTGCGCCGCGGCGCTCGCGGCGATGGACGTTCTCGAGGAAGAAGCGCTTGCCGGATCGGCGCGCATCCGCGGCGAGCGGTTGCTGCGCGGCGCGCAGGCGATCGCGCGCGAGTACCCGGCGGTCGTGCGCGAGGCGCGCGGTTTGGGACTGCTCGTCGGCGTCGAGCTGACGAACGAAGGGTATGGCGGGTCGATCATTCCCGAGATGCTCAAGCACGGCGTCACCGCAGCCTGGACGCTCAACGCGCAGCGCGTCATTCGACTCGAGCCGCCGCTGATCGTCAGCGCGCTCGAGGTCGACACGGCCCTCGGCGCGTTGCGCGCCGGAGTTGCGACCGCGCTCGAGCGGCTCGGCACGCTCTAG
- a CDS encoding quinate 5-dehydrogenase has product MKKVVSVSLGSSGRDHRARIDLMGEAFDISRVGTDGKLDVAIAKVRELDGHVDAIGLGGIDVYLYAGRHRYALRDGLRLLEAAKITPVVDGSGLKNTLERETVRFMQDELGMDLRGRRVLMVSALDRFGMAQALVDAGADVLFGDFIFALDKDMPVRDLGEFERLAEKYLPDACKLPFQFFYPTGKKQEKPPEPKYPAYYEQAEIIAGDFHFMRQFMPERLDGKIVLTNTVTQANVEELAQRGVKVLITTTPDIGGRSFGTNVLEAALVALLGKAWSEVVPADYERLLRELHLKPRVVNLGS; this is encoded by the coding sequence ATGAAGAAGGTAGTCTCCGTCTCGCTCGGATCGAGCGGCCGCGACCATCGCGCCCGGATCGATCTGATGGGCGAGGCGTTCGACATCTCGCGCGTCGGCACCGACGGCAAGCTCGACGTCGCGATCGCCAAGGTGCGCGAGCTCGACGGGCACGTCGACGCGATCGGGCTCGGAGGAATCGACGTCTATCTTTACGCCGGACGCCACCGGTACGCGCTGCGCGACGGCCTGCGTCTGCTCGAGGCCGCGAAAATCACGCCGGTCGTCGACGGCAGCGGACTGAAGAACACCCTCGAGCGCGAGACCGTGCGTTTCATGCAGGACGAGCTCGGCATGGACCTTCGCGGCAGACGCGTGCTGATGGTCAGCGCCCTCGATCGTTTCGGGATGGCGCAGGCGCTCGTCGACGCGGGTGCCGACGTGCTCTTCGGCGACTTCATCTTTGCGCTCGACAAGGACATGCCGGTGCGCGATCTCGGCGAGTTCGAGCGTTTGGCCGAGAAGTATCTCCCCGATGCCTGCAAGCTGCCGTTTCAGTTCTTCTATCCGACCGGAAAGAAGCAAGAGAAGCCGCCGGAGCCCAAATACCCGGCGTACTACGAGCAGGCCGAGATCATCGCCGGCGATTTCCATTTCATGCGGCAGTTCATGCCGGAGCGGCTCGACGGAAAGATCGTGTTGACGAACACCGTTACGCAAGCCAACGTGGAAGAGCTCGCGCAGCGAGGCGTCAAGGTGCTGATCACGACGACGCCCGACATCGGCGGCCGCTCGTTCGGAACCAACGTTCTCGAAGCCGCGCTCGTTGCGTTGCTCGGAAAGGCGTGGAGCGAGGTCGTCCCCGCCGATTACGAACGCCTCTTGCGGGAGCTGCACCTCAAGCCGCGCGTCGTTAACCTCGGTTCCTAG
- the dusB gene encoding tRNA dihydrouridine synthase DusB, which translates to MSPAPLKIGSIEIWPPLVLAPMSGVTNRTMRALYRPFGLGLTVTEFVSSNALKYGSRRTMEMIDQHGLEKPVSTQLWGDDPKTMADAARVVRECGADIVDINFGCPAPKVTKTNGGSACLRDPDRCEAIMRAVVAAVDCPVTMKMRLGWSEDALVYLEVARRAQDAGVRALTLHARTAKQFYRGEADWEHVARLKRGVDIPVIGNGDLDDPHLAMRRMRESGADGIMLGRATLGNPWLISQIRDLMEGREARPLPEPADRLRFAIVHYRTMVAELGEARAVPQMRKHVALYLKGIPGAAVLRERIMRIERAGETIAVIEETIDRLRSAPPVAA; encoded by the coding sequence ATGAGCCCGGCGCCCCTGAAGATCGGTTCGATCGAGATCTGGCCACCGCTGGTTCTTGCGCCGATGTCCGGCGTGACGAACCGAACGATGCGCGCGCTCTATCGTCCCTTCGGCTTGGGGTTGACCGTCACGGAGTTCGTCTCGAGCAACGCCCTCAAGTACGGAAGCCGCCGAACGATGGAGATGATCGATCAGCACGGGCTCGAGAAGCCCGTTTCAACGCAGCTCTGGGGCGACGACCCGAAGACGATGGCAGACGCCGCGCGGGTCGTGCGCGAGTGCGGAGCCGACATCGTCGACATCAATTTCGGATGTCCGGCGCCGAAGGTTACGAAGACGAACGGCGGGTCGGCCTGCCTGCGCGATCCCGATCGCTGCGAGGCGATCATGCGCGCGGTCGTCGCCGCGGTCGACTGTCCCGTCACGATGAAGATGCGGCTCGGCTGGAGCGAAGACGCGCTCGTCTACCTCGAGGTCGCGCGCCGGGCCCAGGACGCCGGCGTACGGGCGTTGACGCTCCACGCGCGCACCGCCAAGCAATTCTACCGCGGCGAGGCCGACTGGGAGCACGTCGCTCGGCTCAAGCGCGGCGTCGACATACCGGTCATCGGCAACGGCGACCTCGACGATCCGCACCTCGCGATGCGCCGCATGCGCGAGAGCGGCGCCGATGGGATCATGCTCGGGCGCGCGACGCTCGGGAACCCCTGGCTGATCTCACAGATTCGCGATCTGATGGAAGGGCGCGAGGCGCGTCCGCTTCCGGAGCCGGCCGATCGCTTGCGCTTTGCAATCGTTCACTATCGGACGATGGTGGCCGAGCTCGGCGAGGCCCGCGCCGTTCCGCAGATGCGCAAGCACGTCGCGCTCTACCTCAAGGGAATTCCCGGCGCCGCCGTTCTGCGCGAGCGGATCATGCGCATCGAGCGCGCCGGCGAAACGATCGCGGTCATCGAAGAGACGATCGATCGCCTGCGTTCCGCGCCGCCGGTTGCCGCATGA
- a CDS encoding aromatase/cyclase, giving the protein MPYVESTIAIAAPARLVYELAKDQERFPQFMPDVETVTVLERTPAGAISRWKTLVEEAPIEWTEEDSFDDAALRIDYRLLEGDLDKFEGAWTFEETGGVTNVVLGVEYDFGVPTLAELIGPTLQKKVRENSEMMLQALKRQAEQAVS; this is encoded by the coding sequence ATGCCGTATGTCGAGAGCACGATCGCGATCGCCGCGCCGGCTCGCCTGGTCTACGAGCTCGCGAAGGATCAGGAACGGTTTCCGCAGTTCATGCCCGACGTCGAGACGGTGACGGTGCTCGAGCGCACGCCGGCCGGCGCGATCTCGCGCTGGAAGACCCTCGTCGAGGAAGCGCCGATCGAATGGACCGAAGAGGACAGCTTCGACGATGCGGCGCTGCGAATCGACTACCGTCTGCTCGAAGGCGACCTCGACAAGTTCGAGGGGGCATGGACGTTCGAGGAGACCGGCGGCGTCACGAACGTCGTGCTCGGCGTCGAGTACGACTTCGGCGTGCCGACGCTCGCCGAGCTCATCGGCCCGACGCTGCAGAAGAAGGTCCGCGAGAACAGCGAGATGATGCTGCAGGCCCTCAAGCGCCAGGCGGAGCAAGCGGTTTCGTAA
- the rplM gene encoding 50S ribosomal protein L13, with the protein MRTYQQKTADTGHRWYVVDASGKRLGTLAVRIARALSGKHKPTWTPHIDDGDHVIVINADKIELGGQKWKQKLYYRHSNYPGGLKVQTAREIADKRPERLIESAVRGMLPTNRMRDEQLRRLNVYAGAEHPHEAQKPEPLESLL; encoded by the coding sequence GTGCGCACCTACCAGCAGAAAACGGCTGATACGGGGCATCGTTGGTATGTCGTCGATGCCTCAGGGAAACGTCTCGGCACCCTAGCCGTGCGCATCGCTCGTGCCCTCTCGGGCAAACACAAGCCGACCTGGACCCCGCATATCGACGACGGCGACCACGTGATCGTGATCAACGCCGACAAGATCGAGCTGGGCGGACAGAAGTGGAAGCAGAAGCTCTACTACCGCCACAGCAACTATCCGGGCGGATTGAAGGTCCAGACCGCGCGCGAGATCGCGGACAAACGTCCCGAGCGCCTGATCGAAAGCGCGGTGCGCGGGATGCTGCCGACCAACCGAATGCGCGACGAGCAGTTGCGCCGCCTCAACGTGTACGCGGGTGCGGAGCATCCGCACGAGGCGCAGAAACCCGAGCCGCTCGAGTCCCTGCTGTAG
- the truA gene encoding tRNA pseudouridine(38-40) synthase TruA: MTVEYDGSEFSGFQWQPSARTVAGVLEAALAQLFGEGVKVTGAGRTDAGVHASGQVVSLATAANFPFEKLTLALNAMLPPDLSVREAAIVEPEFSARFSARERTYVYAILNRPQPSALLARHAWHVSRPLDLDAMLAAAAALVGEHDFRAFSSALPEQSSVRTVRRLEIERHDELLRIEIAADGFLHHMVRTIVGTLAECGQGRRPPAAIAAALEARERAAAGATAPASGLCLAGVRYAGGYDSYAEPPPFGPGRARRLDGERAFP; encoded by the coding sequence CTGACCGTCGAGTACGACGGCAGCGAGTTCTCCGGCTTTCAATGGCAGCCGTCGGCGCGCACGGTCGCGGGCGTGCTGGAGGCGGCGCTCGCGCAGCTCTTCGGCGAGGGCGTGAAGGTGACGGGCGCGGGCCGAACCGATGCCGGCGTTCACGCAAGCGGTCAGGTCGTCTCGCTCGCGACCGCCGCGAACTTTCCGTTCGAGAAGCTGACGCTCGCGCTCAACGCGATGCTTCCGCCGGATCTCTCCGTTCGCGAGGCCGCGATCGTCGAGCCCGAGTTCTCGGCGCGCTTCTCGGCGCGCGAGCGCACCTATGTGTACGCGATTCTCAACCGCCCGCAGCCGAGCGCGTTGCTCGCCCGTCATGCCTGGCACGTTTCGCGTCCGCTCGATCTCGACGCAATGCTTGCGGCAGCGGCCGCGCTCGTGGGAGAGCACGACTTCCGCGCGTTCTCTTCGGCGCTGCCGGAGCAGTCCTCGGTTCGCACCGTCCGGCGCCTCGAGATCGAGCGGCACGACGAGCTGCTGCGGATCGAGATCGCGGCCGACGGCTTCCTCCACCACATGGTCCGGACGATCGTCGGAACGCTCGCCGAGTGCGGCCAGGGCAGGCGACCTCCCGCGGCAATCGCCGCCGCCCTGGAGGCTCGCGAGCGGGCGGCTGCCGGAGCGACGGCCCCCGCCTCGGGGCTCTGCCTCGCCGGCGTCCGGTACGCCGGCGGGTACGACTCCTACGCCGAGCCGCCGCCCTTTGGGCCCGGGCGAGCCCGTCGGCTTGACGGAGAACGGGCTTTCCCGTAG
- the rpsI gene encoding 30S ribosomal protein S9: MNDAIDTIQSTGRRKRAVARVRLALGQGVITVNGKPVDEYFPRPQLIQIVRQPLEATQSGSRFDVKVKAEGGGVTGQAGAIRHGIARALLAIDESFKEILRKNGFLTRDPREKESKKYGRKRARKRFQYSKR, from the coding sequence TTGAACGACGCTATCGACACCATCCAATCGACCGGGCGCCGCAAGCGCGCCGTCGCACGCGTGCGGCTCGCCCTCGGACAGGGCGTGATCACGGTGAACGGCAAGCCGGTCGACGAGTATTTTCCTCGCCCTCAATTGATCCAAATCGTGCGCCAGCCGCTCGAGGCAACGCAGAGCGGTTCGCGGTTCGACGTGAAGGTCAAAGCGGAAGGGGGAGGCGTTACCGGGCAGGCAGGTGCGATTCGTCACGGCATCGCTCGCGCACTATTGGCGATCGACGAATCGTTCAAGGAGATCCTTCGTAAGAACGGTTTCTTGACGCGCGATCCGCGCGAAAAGGAATCGAAGAAGTACGGCCGCAAGAGAGCCCGCAAACGCTTCCAGTATAGCAAACGATAA
- the greA gene encoding transcription elongation factor GreA, translated as MNDKEIVLTAEGLTKLEQELDELKSVHRREVNDRIRQAKEYGDLSENAEYEDAKQEQAFIEGRILKLEAMIRNARIIDESEYAADEVHLGAVVKVKDLKNNDTYEFAIVGSTEADPPNRRISNESPLGSALMGHKKGTTVDVATPRGLVKYKIESIKSSAPKKAAKKAS; from the coding sequence TTGAACGACAAAGAGATCGTCCTGACCGCGGAAGGTCTGACGAAGCTGGAGCAAGAGCTCGACGAGCTCAAGAGCGTCCATCGCCGCGAGGTGAACGACCGGATTCGCCAGGCGAAAGAGTACGGCGACCTCAGCGAAAACGCGGAGTACGAAGACGCCAAGCAAGAGCAAGCCTTCATCGAGGGGCGCATTCTCAAGCTCGAGGCGATGATTCGCAACGCGCGCATCATCGACGAGTCGGAGTATGCGGCCGACGAAGTCCACCTTGGCGCGGTCGTCAAGGTGAAAGACCTCAAGAACAACGACACCTACGAGTTCGCGATCGTCGGTTCGACCGAAGCCGACCCGCCGAATCGCCGCATCTCCAACGAATCGCCCCTCGGCAGCGCCCTCATGGGGCACAAGAAGGGCACGACGGTTGACGTCGCCACTCCGCGCGGGCTGGTAAAGTATAAGATCGAGTCGATCAAAAGCAGCGCGCCGAAGAAAGCGGCAAAGAAGGCCTCGTAG